TATGCCAAGGGGCCCCAAGGTGCCTGcaggcccagctctggggaaacAGAGCCCGTCCTGGCCGTACCCAccgtgctgcagctcagcagtgcagcacagcacgGGCTCACGCTCCCATTGCTCCCACAGATATGCTGGGAAAGTCAGAAACAATGGGCCAGAATCCACCAAGCACCCCAAGAGTTTTCTGCCCCCAGGATGTGCGCAAGTCCTGTATGATAGGCACAGTGGTGACACTGTTCACTGTGCCTCTTTCTATGGGCCTGTGCTATGTCGGGTTCCGGTggtggaaaggaaagaaacGGTAAGTTGCTGTTGATCTCCACCCTCCAGTTTCTTTAAAGTCTGCTGATAGTCAGGGAGCATTGgcagtgaggctgctgtgcagctggggacagtCAGTGGCTGTCCAAAGAGCTCTGCTgaaggttctgctgctgcccagtgctTTCCTTGGGCTCTGAATTGCTGCGCCTTGTCCTGGGGAGccgctggggctgcagccagggctggctcccacGGAGGCTGCCTGGccaagagcagccccaggagcaacgggcaggggcacagcaaggtggggaggagaaggagcagggagcagagggccCTTGCAAGGCAGAGGCGCTGCGGGGCCGCTCGTGGCCAGGGactctgcccagagccaggccctgctggccgGGGCCTTGaggggcagctgtgcagctgggccaaggtgtgccagcagctccagccctgctgggcagccgtgccagctctgggccctgctgtgcaggagggtcCCTGTGTGCCACCGCCAGCTGGGGCCTCACTcacctcctctctccacagtggccctgctgcagctcgAGCATCCCGGCCAAGGAGACGTGACTCTCCCTCGCCCCTGGAGAGCACAAGTGCTGACTGGCTTGAGAGCTCTCCgacacagccccagcagaagcagccgcccaggagagcagagcgCTCCGTGCCTCCCCCACGGCCCCCTAGCCCACCTGTGAAGCCAAAGTCCCCCGAGATCCCCCCACCTCCTCCCCTCCCGAGCCCACCTCCCTGGTCCAGCTAGGACCGGGACTGGGCCAGCCGTGGCAGGGCTTGGGCCACCAACATCTTGGGGCATCTGCTCATTTGTACAACAACACGTCATCAATGGATAACAGCCCGGGTCAGTTTTTGTACTGATGGACCTTCAACAGGACGGGCTGCAGATTCTTCCCATGCCCTGTCTCATGCTTTGCCACGTTGCTTTTCATGCAGTTGGGTGCTGGCTGAATGGCGTCAAAGAATTTTATTAGCATTGCATGTTTTACCCCACCtgtttggggggaaaaaataataataaaaaaattcttcagtttAGACTTCATTTTTACTGTGGTTGGGCCACTCAAATTTGAGCAATTAATTTTCTATGGTACCTCTTCCCATTTCCTTACCATCTATAAAAAGTTCATCTGGATGTGAAAATCAGCATAATTACTGAGATTTACCTCAAAGCTCAGAAGAGAATCTAGCATAAAATATTCTCCCTGTGTACTGCACAACAAACAAGAAATATTCAGAGGAAAATACAGTGGCAGCTGAGGTTCATGGCACTCCCAGAATACTGAGCCTGCAGAGGCaaacagccctggcagtggctgAGGAGACTTCTCACAGACTCCTCTGAAAGTGTGTCACTTCAGGAGGGGAAGGCTTTTAAACCTCTGCCCTACCTTCCTCCTGTGCTAAAATGTAAGGCTCTGTCTGAGAAAATACTGAGCTACAAACAATTCTCCATTCCTCCACAAAGCTACTCAGGTGTTTGACTTATGTTaaagagcaaaaccaaaagTGGTCAGAAATTTCCCATCAAAGCGTGTTTGCAGAGAAACCCCACCATATGTGAGTAAATATTTATTAGCATCAGTTTGCTCAAAAGAAACCCAACCCTGTATTAAGCAGAGCTTTAAAAGAACTtgaattttctttcctcacatATCAGCTGGACCCGTTTGCTCCTTTTTTGTCTGGTACCGTGGTCCCCTCTCGTACTGTGGTCTCCTCTGGTGCCACAGTTCCCTCTGGTGCCACGGTCCCCTCTGGTGCCACGGTCCCCTCCTGGCTCGTGGCGTGTCCCTGCTGgtgcaggagccctgctcgTGCTGCTGCCTGCGTTCAACAACGCCGGTCCTGCTCCGCAGCCTAAGAGAGACTAAAATCCCTGCTTTGGGCAGCTCGTTTGAACGAGTTTAGCACTTACTCCTCTCTGTCACAGACCTCTTAAACCCCACATACCAACACCATAAAGTCACCTCACCCACAGAGGTGAGGAAGCCTGAGCGAACAGAAGGTGGGCTGTCAAGCACGCTGGGTTTTTAATTTAGCGGAAGCACTCGTTCACGAGCCTTACTTGTCAAACCGGACCGTGCGAGGCTGTTGTCTTGCTCGTGTTAAAGAGGAACCAGGGAGAAATCAGctaaaaaatcagaaacacGCCTGGGGCTCAGGCTTGGCACACAAACGGGGCGGGCTGGCACCTGCCCGCTTTCCCCGCGTCCCTTTTGGTGCCGGACAAAGGCGGACGCGGCCGGGCTGCGGGGCCAGCGGGGCGCTCCGGGAGCGGCGCtggagcggcggcggccccgccccgcccgtcccgccccgccgcgggccgggccgagcgctCGGGCCGGCTCGGGATGCTCGGGCAGcgccgcgggccgggcgggcgcgaTGGAGCCGCCTGACGGCTGGGACCCCTACGGGCGGCCGGCCCGGCGCACGCAGTGGCTGGTCAGCGCCCTCGCCTACCACTACGGGCTGGACCGCGGCGTGGAGAACGAGATCGTCGTGCTGGCCACCGGCCTGGACCAGTACCTGCAGGAGATCTTCCACCACCTGGACTGCGCCGGGGCGGGCCGCATCCCCGGCGAGGATTTCCGCACGCTGTGccaggtgctggggctggaggaggcgGCGGACCCCGAGGAGTGCGCGGGGCTGTGGGACGGGCTCTCGGCCGAGCTCACCTTCCGCCAGTTCCACGCGCGGCTCTGCGGCCACTTCAGCACCCGCGCGGGCCCGCGGCTGCCGCTGGCCCGGGAGAGCGAACACATCGAGACCCAGATCCGCCTGcgcagcccccgccgccgccgccgcgcccgccccgccggccgcggggccgcgggcagcgccgagCGCGCCCCGCCGGGGCCCTGCTCCCGGGAGTGCTACGAGGAGATCGTGGCGCTGGAGCAGGCCGAGGACCGCATCGCcaagctggaggaggagaacgGCAGCCTGCGGGAGCTGGTGGAGGACATGCGGGCCGCGCTGCAGAGCAGCGATGCGCGGTGCCTGGCGCTGCAGGTGAGTCCGGGTGGCCGCGAGTGCTTCAGCAGAGATGCTGCCCTCGGAAAGTCCGAGTTTGTAACCCCTCCGCCTCCAGACTGACACCGAAGTTGCTCGTTCATCCTTGGCATTAACTTTTTTAGCAAAGTTGTGTTACAGGGAGCCTTTAAGGAGCCTTTAAAGAGCTCCAGTGTGCCTTTAAACATATACGTTGTGATGAGCACTCTGTTTAAAGTGTAGGGGAGTTCAGCTTAACAAACCCACGTGTACAATGCTGCTACTTCTTCCACTGCAGGTGCAGTCAGGATGTGCTGGTACCGTCTGCTGGCCATGCACCACTGCAGGGTTTTTCCTGAAGTAAGAAAGAACTTTTGGATTCTTACCTGCACAAGCACGTGCAGTGCCTCGGTCACAAGTGCCTCAGAAATATTACAAGTATGTTTTCTTCAGAGTGTGGTCAGAGCTGGAGCCAGTTCTGCGGGCAGGCTGATGAATAGTCTGGGgctcctgtgcagagccccATTAATTCCAGGGCTGGTTTCTGCTGGTTCTGCTGTACTGGCTCGAGTGAAACACATACACACTTCACAGCAGTTAAATTACTGTGGCATGAAATAGCGTGGAACAGGCAGAGCAGTGAAGGGCAGCATGTGCCAATTGTTCTGGCAGGTCTGACCAGGTCCTCTTCACAATGTCCAGCAAGGCAGGTCAAGGACACTTTTACCATTTTCGTctaaaaaggggaaaggaaatcAGCAGCAAACATGAAGTCATCACTCAGAGGTCCCAGGAAGAATCAAAACAACAGAGAGGAGAGCTCCAGAAcacccccagctgctccctgctctcttCTTCTGAACACAACTTCTTTGGAGATATCATTTTCAGCACACTACCTGACTCCTGAGTACAGACCACAATAATGACATTAAAGCTATACCAAAACCTGAGCAATAACATAATAGTAAGTAGTTTGAAAATTAAAAGTATAGCTAGGTATTACAAACTACTTTCCAGAGGTTGTGTCCTTGTCTTTTTATTTAGCAAAGGTCAAGTAGCTTTAGTTGCTGATCAACTACATgtgattaaaaaaccccaacacagcGCAATCCAGCCACTTTCAGTCTTAATTAAAACacatcacaaaaacaaaacacaaatttctCCCTGCTTTGTGCTGGTCATTACAGGTGGGACTGCGGAAGAGCCATGCCAGCCATAGAGAAGAAGGATCCTGCTTGGTAGGGAGTAAGAGACCATTGACACCAAACCTCTCCCAGCCCAAGTGCCTCCAAAGCGTCCTGAAGGAAATGGAGCTGATCcgcagctccagggatgggcagatTGAAGAAGCCATCAGGTTCaaccaggagctggagaaggagctgaaGAGCTCTCAGGAAGCTCTGGTCAGCCTGGAAGACTGCAACCGGAACCTGAagagggagcaggcagagatgaGGAGGAAGGTGCAAGAGGCCAGACACGCTGTCCTGAACAGCCTTGGCAAAGTGAAGGAGCTGGAAGTGAGAGCTAACGAGGTGCCACATCTGCAAATATACATTCAGCAGCTGGAGTCACAACTGCAGCACTACAGGTAGGCTGGAGTCTGGCAAAAATGCCTCTAAAATCACAGTGTTGGGACACAGGTGAGTGTGAGACTCTCTGGTTGTGGCTTGTGAAAGGTCTCCGAAACACCTTGTAAAATCTAGCCAGAGGGAAATTAGAAGCTGCTTATCCATTTTCTTGGGAGGGGTCTGTGGGAGATGTGGGAGCCTTCCAGGCCAAAGGAAGGGTGCTGATCTACAGAGAGCTGAAGTTACTCCTCAGACACACCACAACAGAACTCAACATGGTAATGCCTCAAGAGAGCCCCAAAACAAATTCTAGACAGTCCTTCAGAAACCATTTCcaacacacatttttttcactgcatttccTGGTTGTTAGTCCCATCCCAAGCCAGCTGTAATCAGATGGCTGACActccatttctttaaaaaactcTTCAAAATGTCCTAGGAATTGGGGAAAAGCACACAAGGACAACTTCTGGCCAGTGGTTTTAAACTTACTATGACTTCATTGCTTCTTCCCCGAAAGAAAAGGTGatagaagagagaagctgaaaCGTTTCTAAACCCACAAAAATAAGATAGTGGGAATCtcaaataaaaaacattacCCAATTCAGTCCCACTTTTGTAATAACATAAACAAATCTGTCCACAAGTCAGAAAGTTGGTCACGAATTTAATAGTCCactgcttttgttgtttttttatgtCAGACAAAGCTTGGACTCACTGATGTTTATTAAGTGTTAGGCATTTCTGCCCAAATTTCAGATTGACCTATGGAATAAAATCTAGTTCATGTTTTCACTGACCCAAAGCAAACCCAGTATTTATAGATGTATTTATACTTACACTACTAAATCtagtattttaataaattgcATCTTCTGAAGTCCTTGTCTCTTCCTAAACTCACACTTCCTCTGTTTGCTTATAGGAAGAATTCGTAGTGAGTTATTTGTGGCATCATAGCTATTGTGCTGTTCTATGAAGTGAGGAAATTCTAAAAATAACCATTTTATCCAGTGTCTTTCTGTCAATATTGCTTCTGTTAATACTTACATGGTTGCAGAAGATCAAAGAcaataaaagcatttatttaaaCATCTATAGGGTTTAAAAAACACTGCAAGGGCACGTAATGTTCGAGATGAGTGTCAGGGGTCTCTGGATGAATGCTACAACTCCTGGTGCTCAAAGGGATCACAAAACTTGTCAGCTCTGTCTGGTTCTCTTGCAGTGAGCACCAAAGATTTAAGATGAGTTCTTGTCCTGTGGAATTGCTTTTTCAAAGTATAATGAAGGATAAAAAAGATCACCTTGAAACAGGTGAAAAGCAATAAGCAATGTCCACTGGCCTCGCAGAGCAGGAACTTTATGGTCTACATCAAAACAAAGTGTGGGAGTTTGGAAATGTAAATTATATGTCCCTTGTAAGATAACCTtcatttgtaatatttttaaattgtatgCTAATTTAAAGTGAGTGTCAAGCTCAGGAATGGTGCTGGACTGACCATTTGGGAACGACACCCcttttttaacatttaacagTGGCCCAGGCCAGCTTCCACCCTTTGAGATTCCCTGTTGGCCATAAAGCAGCTCCACCTCCCGTGCAGGTAAAAGAGCTCTGGGTGTAAACAGTTTAACTTAGAGATGCATAATGATAATTGTGGCTTGCATGCCTGTGGCCATATTCCACAGCACACGGAATCCCATCACTCCTCCTGTTCCCAGAGGGGCACAGAGGGGCCCAAACTGGCAGAAAATGGTGAATTAGCAGAGCAGAGTTGTGTGTTAGGGTGAGGAaagggtgcagcagcagctctgccccacacaGCCGTGGCTGTCCCAGCTTGTCCCGCTCCCTCTGCTTGCTCACACTGGTGCTCAGGCAGCACAAACTCCTCCTGCTGTGAGAGAATCTCATTCTCCTGACGTGCAGGAACCCACATCCATGGGTGTAGCTCgggtgaggagctgggagtgctTGGTGAGGGGAAGAGATGGCTTGGAGGGgtgtggagagagagagggacagctGGGAACCCACAGGGTTCTGACTGTCACTTGGCAAGAGTGTCACTTGTCCCGTTGGTTTAAGTCAGGCTCTATTTCAGCTGTTGTTACCTGTACTGTCAGTTTAAGCTGTATTTCAATTGCTCTTACCTGTACTGTCAGATTAAGCCAGGCTGTGTTTCAGTTGCTGTTACCTGTACAGTCAGTTTAAGTCAGGCTCTATTTCAGTTACTGTTACCTGTACAGTCAGTTTAAGTCTGGCTGTATTTTAATTACTGTTACCTGTACTGTCAGTTTAAGCTGTGTTTCAATTGCTGTTACCTGTACAGTCAGTTTAAGCTGTATTTCAATTGCTGTTACCTGTACAGTCAGTTTAAGCCAGGCTCTATTTCAATTCCTGTTACCTGTACTGTCAGTTTAAGCTGCATTTCAGTTGCTGTTACCTGTACAGTCAGTTTAAGCTGTATTTCAATTCCTGTTACCTGTACAGTCAGTTTAAGCTGTATTTCAATTGCTCTTACCTGTACTGTCAGATTAAGCCAGGCTGTGTTTCAGTCACCACTCCAGTGAGCAGTTTTCTCCCTTGCCAGGTGCCCCACAGAGTTTGTGAGCAGGGTCTGGATTTGGCAAGAACTaatgctgcagtgctggagaggaATGGGGGGATTGGGGTGTTCTGCAGAAAACATTGACAATTGCAAATATCTCTCCTGAGAATTCACCTTAACTGGCTTGGTGAGCCACAGGTTTCCTCCAGCTAAAGTCAGATTTCTTCCAGAGAGGATCATACTCAAGAATGAGTCAAATCTATGAGCTTTACACACTGTTTATACTTTCATATttataaaggaaattatttcttcttttaggTTCAGATTTTAAAAGCTCTCTGAGCATCTAAATCCCTCTTCTAGACCTTCATCTGAGACTTACTAGCAGTCACTTAGGTCTGAAATCCCAACCATTACTTCAATTATAATCCCTAATGCAGGAAACAACAGTTTGTGTTTAGACAAGTGTTTAAGTACCTGCAAGTAATTAAACATTGTCCTAAATTGGAGTGTGTAATTATAATCACCTATTCCTGATTAAATATTCCAGATTCATATTCCTGTAAATCTGTATGACTTAAACATGAACTTTTTCTGAGTGCACAGGTTCCTGTGGCAGGGTTTGAAATGTCCCTGTCACATCATTAGGTTCCTAAACCAGCCTAGTTGACCAAACAGTTCATAGTTCTTGTCTTCAGGTGCACATCCCAATCTTCCTACTCTGATGAATGTGTCAGGTTTCTGTCTGGACTGtctttcagcttttattttttaatccctGTCAAGTTAGTAAATCAGTTCAGATGCTTCAAAGGTAAATTTCAATAAATTCCTTACCGAAAAGCTTGAGTTCAGTTCATTTCAGAGGAAAGAGACATCACAAGAAATTGTGTATTTATCACTGATATTATATAAAAAGTCTGTAACTCCCAGTGCCTGATTACAGGGGAGTTTAGGAAGTCAGGTAAGTCCCCTTTTTATGCAGTGCCCAGGGAGTTATTTCCAGAGGACAAATCATTAACCACAATTCCCTAaactccctttttttccccactaagTTTTGCTCCAGCACAAGGTGACACTGTCCATGTATTCTAATATAATCCTGTGGTTTCTAAGTATTGTTTATAAAAACACCACGCATTAAAATGTTACTACAGTAAAATTTTCACATCTACTGCTTCTTTTATCCATTGAACCTTTTGCCCTGTCAGAAAAGGAAATTGGATTGGTTTGACATGAATTGTTCTTGCCAAATATGAGTTGGCTCTGTTTTCTATAGTACATTGGAGCTGGCTTAGAAATTGATTACTTAATGAAGTGTCcatattctttttctctttaatagCATTGGAGGGAATAAAAGAATTTAACAACCACGTTTGTGATCCCAGTgtaacaaacaaaaagaaaggtcATTTAGAATTGAAATAAACTTCATAATGGAGATGTTCACAGAGGGTTTATGTTGCTGCATTAGTCAGCAGCACAGTAATTACATAGGTCAGTGAAGGAGGTCATAAAATACCAAAAATGCTTCCCATATGCATGGTCTGTCTCCCAAATTACTTAATTATCCATCAGCACTTACATGTGTTAATGAGTAGGAATCCTTTTGGCATGGAATGCAGAGAGGTTTGTTTCAGCCCCTCATTCTCCTGTAAATATGAAGACTGGGGCCTCTAGCATCATtttctacatttatttatttcatcagTGTCAATTTGTCTAAAAAGTTATGCTTTAGGTTATTTTATACTGGGAGCAGTTCAGTTTTATTCACTTTCAGGAGACAGTGCCCTGATCTTTTCAATAATTTCTCAGGTTGTCATTCACTCtgtaaaacagaacaaaatggaCCAAACAGGTCCAAATCAATAA
This portion of the Prinia subflava isolate CZ2003 ecotype Zambia chromosome 14, Cam_Psub_1.2, whole genome shotgun sequence genome encodes:
- the EFCC1 gene encoding EF-hand and coiled-coil domain-containing protein 1, with protein sequence MEPPDGWDPYGRPARRTQWLVSALAYHYGLDRGVENEIVVLATGLDQYLQEIFHHLDCAGAGRIPGEDFRTLCQVLGLEEAADPEECAGLWDGLSAELTFRQFHARLCGHFSTRAGPRLPLARESEHIETQIRLRSPRRRRRARPAGRGAAGSAERAPPGPCSRECYEEIVALEQAEDRIAKLEEENGSLRELVEDMRAALQSSDARCLALQVGLRKSHASHREEGSCLVGSKRPLTPNLSQPKCLQSVLKEMELIRSSRDGQIEEAIRFNQELEKELKSSQEALVSLEDCNRNLKREQAEMRRKVQEARHAVLNSLGKVKELEVRANEVPHLQIYIQQLESQLQHYRSGGERCQPGQQSSPEQQQQQQQQQQQGGAAVPVAPRERRSPAGIADHEEQLFRAVEGRAASDEEGERCPGDLGSSAPGRLPCCANGCDERTWRKLLSYLETTSSDGKDPEGLSGRISPLTEQPELQGHQEKKLQTSMEEMEGPWLGELQQKVEETEVLKMELQMLETERVRLSLVEEKLLDVLQLLQQLRDLNISKRALGKILLSTLESCRDPQPGKAQLFGVLDTLQQELAACELLQQQPLEQAQSPRSLANPLVISC